A stretch of Caenibius tardaugens NBRC 16725 DNA encodes these proteins:
- a CDS encoding MFS transporter, which produces MPHQRPLPVILIAAILCCGIFTSIPNGTISVILPGISDHFHNGSNGIYIKMVVTALGVGMMLGSPLGGLIADRIGYRPVLVGASVILCLAGASVLLAEYLGHVILARFIMGGMAGAINTCMVAVISEAVPDKSQSRWLGYAVAAGTFSVFILSPLTGVLSDTGWRNGFSIYVIAIPMVVLLFLGVPQFQIARPLSSKQHGTVAGLFDDMPWSGMMLALVVGTLATGTSLYWPFRLREVGIDSATKLALYALPNAALVGVSAFFFGTIRRYLDQRWAFVLSGLASGAGLLAMALSNSAGVIMLGLALEGAAIGVLMPNLSSYALATSREIYRARNVGLIKGAVFGSPFITQFLLEPINGAGGSRWALASIAIMAFAMALILMLVGCRPSVDKLSRVAR; this is translated from the coding sequence ATGCCACATCAGCGCCCTTTGCCGGTGATATTGATTGCAGCGATACTTTGCTGCGGCATCTTCACTTCAATCCCTAATGGCACCATCTCCGTTATTCTTCCAGGGATAAGCGATCATTTCCATAACGGATCTAACGGCATCTACATTAAGATGGTCGTCACTGCCCTGGGGGTTGGAATGATGCTGGGGTCTCCCCTGGGCGGTCTGATCGCCGACCGCATAGGGTACAGGCCCGTTTTGGTGGGTGCCTCTGTAATTCTTTGTCTTGCAGGCGCCAGCGTCCTTTTGGCTGAATACCTGGGACATGTCATTCTTGCGCGATTTATCATGGGGGGCATGGCCGGTGCGATAAATACCTGCATGGTTGCGGTAATATCGGAAGCCGTCCCAGATAAATCGCAGAGCAGATGGTTGGGCTACGCGGTAGCTGCAGGCACTTTTTCGGTGTTCATCCTTAGTCCATTGACAGGCGTTCTTTCGGATACGGGATGGAGAAACGGGTTTTCCATATATGTCATTGCCATTCCTATGGTTGTTCTGCTTTTCCTGGGCGTTCCTCAATTCCAGATTGCGCGGCCGCTATCATCTAAGCAGCATGGCACAGTAGCCGGCTTGTTCGACGATATGCCCTGGAGTGGGATGATGTTGGCACTTGTTGTCGGTACCCTGGCTACCGGCACTTCCCTTTACTGGCCATTTCGCCTTCGCGAAGTCGGGATCGATAGTGCAACCAAATTGGCATTGTACGCACTTCCCAATGCGGCGCTGGTCGGAGTAAGTGCGTTTTTCTTCGGAACAATAAGAAGATATCTCGATCAAAGGTGGGCTTTTGTTTTGAGCGGCCTGGCATCGGGTGCGGGCCTTTTGGCCATGGCTCTTTCTAACTCTGCAGGCGTTATTATGCTGGGTCTTGCGTTGGAGGGGGCGGCGATCGGCGTGTTAATGCCGAACTTGTCATCATACGCTCTGGCAACGTCCCGTGAAATCTATCGTGCTCGAAATGTGGGTTTGATTAAGGGGGCCGTGTTTGGAAGTCCTTTTATAACCCAGTTCCTATTGGAACCCATCAATGGCGCAGGAGGTAGTCGGTGGGCTCTTGCATCCATTGCAATAATGGCGTTCGCCATGGCACTGATCTTGATGCTCGTTGGATGTCGTCCGTCGGTTGACAAGCTGTCCCGGGTGGCCCGATGA
- a CDS encoding TauD/TfdA dioxygenase family protein, which translates to MPISLKPLQPFIGAEVLDFSLADATVEELNELRAALLAHKVLFLRDQAFDRARHVAIGRVFGELETHPLSAHPEHPEILQIKSKDGIVSHKRETAADFWHSDTTFRERPSAISILKAYQLPGIGGDTLWANMAAVYEGLSGDVRKTIDQLDAYHDGLKLFSWYLDTADKQNAFRSSYPVQRHPVVRIHPETGEKLLFVNSAFTTSLVGLDAAESNELLRHLNDEVKRPEYQVRFRWEPGSVAIWDNRSTQHYGVVDYSEPRHLERVTVIGEKPFGRSALD; encoded by the coding sequence ATGCCCATTTCGCTAAAGCCGCTTCAACCGTTCATTGGCGCAGAAGTGCTGGACTTCAGCCTGGCAGATGCAACAGTCGAGGAGCTTAACGAACTGCGTGCTGCTTTGCTTGCGCACAAAGTCTTGTTTCTTCGAGACCAGGCGTTTGATCGCGCGCGGCACGTAGCAATCGGGCGCGTGTTCGGGGAGCTGGAGACACATCCCCTTTCGGCCCATCCCGAACACCCGGAAATCCTGCAAATCAAATCCAAAGACGGGATTGTGTCGCATAAACGGGAGACTGCAGCCGATTTCTGGCATAGCGACACGACCTTTCGTGAGCGACCGTCGGCAATCTCCATTCTCAAAGCTTATCAATTACCCGGCATTGGTGGTGATACGTTGTGGGCAAACATGGCCGCAGTTTACGAAGGGCTTTCCGGCGATGTCAGGAAAACAATAGACCAGTTGGACGCTTACCACGACGGCTTGAAACTGTTCAGTTGGTACCTTGATACTGCTGACAAGCAAAATGCGTTCAGAAGCTCCTATCCGGTGCAGCGTCACCCGGTCGTGCGCATACACCCGGAAACCGGAGAAAAGCTTCTGTTTGTGAACAGCGCGTTCACCACCTCTTTGGTCGGTTTGGATGCTGCGGAAAGCAATGAATTGCTTCGACACCTGAACGACGAGGTCAAGCGCCCCGAGTATCAGGTCCGTTTCCGCTGGGAACCGGGGTCCGTTGCGATTTGGGATAATCGTTCGACCCAGCACTATGGTGTGGTTGATTATTCGGAGCCGCGCCATCTCGAGCGCGTAACTGTCATTGGGGAAAAGCCTTTCGGCAGAAGTGCATTGGATTAA
- a CDS encoding TetR/AcrR family transcriptional regulator, translating to MKNVRSARGRYATSEVTRLKLIASAEEAVARHGIGGVSAREVSKAAGLSNTAAVSYHFGSMGDLLKQVLVTRMEKMDEIRARLIEENGTPLSECAIHTLVEYICLPHVIFAKTNEGRTTYQSFVCQYLPHIYPNGSPWNLGPESASSPNMSRIALELKIKMRDLPDEIFNRRMFNIMVLFCNFLRTLPPSSLFPPDIDEASTMIGDTIAQCTALLCATPDVPEALRSMIVDDANSHI from the coding sequence ATGAAGAACGTGAGGAGCGCTCGCGGTAGATACGCCACATCGGAGGTGACCAGGCTCAAGCTGATCGCTTCCGCAGAGGAGGCCGTTGCCCGGCATGGAATTGGGGGGGTGTCAGCACGCGAAGTGTCCAAAGCGGCCGGCTTGAGCAATACTGCCGCCGTATCCTATCACTTTGGTTCTATGGGGGATTTGCTGAAGCAGGTCCTGGTGACCCGAATGGAGAAAATGGATGAAATTCGCGCAAGATTGATTGAAGAAAATGGCACACCCCTCTCTGAGTGCGCCATTCACACGCTCGTAGAGTATATATGCCTTCCCCACGTTATATTCGCAAAAACCAATGAAGGACGCACAACATATCAGAGCTTTGTCTGCCAGTATCTCCCGCATATTTACCCCAATGGCTCCCCGTGGAACCTAGGACCAGAGTCGGCGTCCTCTCCCAATATGAGTAGAATTGCTCTCGAGCTAAAAATCAAAATGCGGGACCTGCCGGATGAGATATTCAACAGAAGAATGTTTAACATTATGGTTCTGTTTTGTAATTTTCTCAGAACTCTACCTCCATCATCGCTCTTCCCACCGGACATAGACGAAGCCTCCACTATGATTGGCGATACGATCGCCCAGTGCACGGCACTTCTCTGCGCAACTCCCGATGTGCCGGAAGCCCTCCGCTCAATGATTGTGGATGACGCCAATTCCCATATTTGA
- a CDS encoding arylsulfatase: MSSKQGRKWLRQTFPPMLAAGAVAFALCGAARAEEAAGSPAGIANTAQVPQVQAGAPNVVLVLLDDVSFGATSTFGGPAITPALESLARDGLRYNRFHTTAICSPTRASLLSGRNAHAINMGAVMNVADSRPGYIGMQARDASTIAEILRQSGYHTAAFGKWHQTPEWEVSQAGPFDRWPTRQGFEKFYGFMGGETNQFEPSLFDGTTRIVRPAGNAYHLTEDLADQAIGWTRAQTSLTPDKPFFVYFAPGATHAPLQVPKDWIERYRGQFDGGWDKMREQILARQKKLGVVPANTVLTPRPDGMPEWNSLSGDEQKLAARLMETYAAYLAHTDFQIGRLVQSLKESGQYDNTLFIYIVGDNGGSAEGGAAGSLNFMGTLQGIPEKQADMLARMDDIGDSHSYAQYSAGWAWALNSPFQWMKTVASHLGGTRNPMVVSWPKRITDKGGVRSQFGHVNDITPTILEAAGLPAPAQLNGIAQRKMDGTSLVYSFADPKAPERHTTQYFEVFSNRAIYHDGWMASAFHGRRPWIFQTSSDETSPDDDRWELYDLRKDFSQSNDLAAKEPQRLEAMKALFMEQAAANQVLPLKGPVLGLPGLPNLSGKRTEFSFYPGLVGVPESSGPKMANRSWSIRAAVDVPPSGARGVIAAIGGSDAGWSLYLDGDGKPRFTYKLFDMKTVDLAAGNALPAGKSMLEVDFDYDGGGYAKGGTLKFSLNGKPVGAERLPMSPPGFFSIIETFDVGIDTGSSAAHYPDNAAVGYPFEHGQIERVDIKLR, translated from the coding sequence ATGAGCAGCAAGCAAGGTCGGAAGTGGTTGCGGCAGACGTTTCCCCCGATGCTTGCTGCTGGAGCTGTCGCCTTTGCACTATGCGGCGCAGCACGGGCGGAGGAAGCCGCCGGTTCGCCTGCGGGCATTGCCAACACCGCTCAAGTGCCTCAGGTGCAGGCAGGGGCACCCAACGTCGTTCTTGTGCTGCTTGATGATGTCAGTTTCGGGGCCACGTCGACTTTTGGCGGGCCCGCCATCACCCCTGCACTTGAATCTCTGGCGCGGGATGGTTTGCGGTATAATCGCTTCCACACAACGGCCATTTGTTCGCCAACGCGTGCGTCGCTGCTTTCCGGGCGCAATGCCCATGCGATCAACATGGGCGCGGTCATGAATGTGGCGGACTCGCGCCCCGGCTATATCGGCATGCAGGCACGGGATGCCAGCACGATTGCAGAAATATTGCGGCAGTCGGGCTATCACACGGCCGCGTTCGGGAAATGGCATCAGACGCCCGAATGGGAAGTGTCGCAGGCCGGGCCGTTCGATCGCTGGCCGACGCGGCAGGGTTTCGAGAAATTCTATGGCTTTATGGGTGGTGAAACCAACCAGTTCGAACCCTCGCTGTTCGATGGCACCACGCGGATCGTGCGCCCGGCAGGGAATGCCTACCACCTGACCGAGGATCTAGCCGATCAGGCGATTGGGTGGACCCGCGCACAAACCTCGCTGACCCCGGACAAGCCATTTTTCGTTTACTTCGCGCCGGGGGCGACGCACGCGCCCTTGCAGGTGCCGAAGGACTGGATCGAACGCTATCGCGGGCAATTCGATGGCGGCTGGGACAAGATGCGCGAACAGATTCTAGCCCGCCAGAAAAAGCTGGGCGTGGTACCGGCCAATACTGTGCTGACGCCCCGGCCAGACGGGATGCCGGAATGGAACAGTCTGAGCGGGGACGAACAGAAACTGGCCGCGCGGTTGATGGAAACCTATGCAGCCTATCTGGCACATACCGATTTCCAGATCGGCAGGCTGGTGCAGAGTCTCAAGGAAAGTGGTCAGTACGACAACACCCTGTTTATCTACATTGTCGGCGACAACGGCGGTTCTGCTGAAGGTGGCGCAGCGGGTAGTCTCAACTTCATGGGAACGCTGCAGGGCATCCCCGAAAAACAAGCCGACATGCTTGCCCGAATGGACGATATAGGCGACTCTCATTCCTATGCACAGTATTCGGCTGGCTGGGCATGGGCGCTAAACAGCCCGTTCCAGTGGATGAAAACCGTTGCTTCGCATCTGGGGGGCACACGCAACCCGATGGTTGTCTCCTGGCCCAAACGGATAACCGACAAAGGCGGGGTGCGCAGCCAGTTCGGACATGTGAACGACATTACCCCGACCATCCTCGAAGCGGCCGGACTACCTGCACCTGCGCAGCTCAACGGCATTGCGCAGCGCAAGATGGATGGCACGAGCCTCGTTTACAGCTTCGCCGATCCGAAAGCGCCGGAACGGCATACCACGCAGTACTTCGAGGTGTTTTCCAACCGCGCGATTTATCACGATGGATGGATGGCTTCCGCGTTTCACGGCCGCCGCCCCTGGATATTCCAGACCAGCAGCGACGAGACGTCACCCGATGACGATCGCTGGGAACTGTACGATCTGCGCAAGGATTTCTCGCAGTCCAACGATCTTGCCGCCAAGGAGCCGCAGCGTCTGGAGGCGATGAAGGCGCTGTTCATGGAGCAGGCGGCGGCAAATCAGGTTTTGCCGTTGAAGGGGCCTGTGCTGGGTTTGCCGGGACTTCCAAACCTTTCGGGCAAACGCACCGAGTTTTCGTTCTATCCCGGGCTGGTCGGCGTGCCTGAATCGAGCGGTCCGAAAATGGCGAACCGTTCGTGGAGTATCCGGGCGGCGGTCGACGTGCCCCCATCGGGTGCGCGCGGGGTCATTGCCGCAATCGGTGGTTCCGATGCTGGCTGGTCACTCTATCTCGATGGGGACGGCAAGCCGCGCTTTACCTACAAACTGTTCGATATGAAGACCGTTGACCTGGCTGCCGGCAATGCCTTGCCAGCCGGAAAGAGCATGCTCGAGGTGGATTTCGATTATGACGGCGGAGGCTACGCGAAGGGTGGCACTTTGAAGTTCTCACTCAACGGCAAACCGGTTGGAGCCGAACGGTTGCCAATGTCACCGCCCGGATTTTTCTCGATCATCGAAACCTTCGATGTCGGCATCGATACCGGTTCGTCCGCAGCGCATTACCCTGACAACGCGGCCGTAGGGTATCCCTTCGAGCATGGTCAGATCGAGCGCGTCGACATCAAACTGCGTTGA
- a CDS encoding SDR family NAD(P)-dependent oxidoreductase, which yields MNRSEQVAVITGAASGIGSGLARAALARGMRVVLADIDEAALQTFAATLDGPVSSCTVDVRDPASVEALADHAYAAFGQVDLLFNNAGVLIGGKSWDIPADKWAWQLQVNVLGVVHGIASFVPRMIAAGRPARVINTGSMASFIAAPYMGPYSASKFAVLAISETLALELQGEQAPVSVSVLCPGPVQTDIFRETVTMQDDTTSDRTVGMMRDITVNQGITPDELAARAFAGIDEGQFWIIPQPDPLDTLYRQRAEAMLERRNPGIAMPG from the coding sequence ATGAACAGATCAGAACAGGTAGCGGTGATTACCGGAGCAGCCAGCGGGATTGGCAGCGGGTTGGCGCGGGCTGCGTTGGCGCGCGGGATGCGGGTGGTGCTGGCCGATATCGATGAAGCGGCTTTACAGACCTTTGCCGCCACGCTTGATGGCCCGGTGTCGTCATGCACGGTCGATGTGCGTGATCCAGCCTCTGTCGAGGCGCTGGCCGACCATGCCTACGCCGCGTTTGGGCAGGTTGACCTGCTGTTCAACAATGCCGGTGTGCTGATCGGCGGAAAAAGCTGGGATATCCCGGCTGACAAATGGGCATGGCAATTGCAGGTCAATGTCCTGGGCGTGGTTCACGGCATTGCCAGTTTCGTCCCTCGGATGATTGCCGCAGGTCGCCCGGCCCGGGTAATCAACACCGGTTCGATGGCGAGCTTTATCGCCGCACCCTACATGGGTCCCTATTCGGCCAGCAAGTTTGCGGTTCTGGCAATCAGCGAAACGCTGGCGCTGGAACTGCAAGGCGAACAGGCCCCGGTCAGCGTATCGGTGCTGTGCCCCGGCCCGGTCCAGACGGACATCTTCCGCGAAACCGTGACCATGCAGGACGACACCACCAGCGACAGGACCGTCGGCATGATGCGGGACATTACCGTCAATCAGGGGATCACGCCTGACGAACTTGCCGCGCGTGCCTTTGCCGGGATCGACGAAGGGCAGTTCTGGATCATCCCGCAGCCCGATCCGCTCGACACGCTGTACCGCCAACGGGCCGAAGCCATGCTCGAACGCCGCAACCCCGGCATCGCCATGCCGGGCTGA
- a CDS encoding LLM class flavin-dependent oxidoreductase, with translation MTQYRPDTMKFGAFIAPYHALSENHTMTLERDMQLVQLMEQLDFDEAWIGEHHSAGFEAIASPEVFIAAVAERTKRIRLGTGVSSLSYHHPLILADRMVQLDHQTRGRIMFGAGPGQLPSDAVMMGIDPRKQRDMMSASLECIVDLLDGKVVTRDEGWFQLKDARLQNLPYQRGGMEVAVACAITPSGPVTAGRLGAAMLSVAASSGEGFATLPDHWRICEEVARENGRQVHRDTWRIVAPIHIAETREQAFAEVSQGIIPNVLDYMRRMGAQLPCFEGIETGEDATRSWCENAWMTFGTLTCGTPDDVADRIEEMLDQSGGFGTFLLLAHNAASWEATQKSYELFSRYVMPRFQNRDRRSQSLQWIADNRGQLFGSVMQATQQAIDKHKERMA, from the coding sequence ATGACGCAATACCGGCCCGATACCATGAAGTTCGGCGCATTCATCGCCCCCTATCATGCGCTCAGCGAAAACCACACCATGACGCTGGAACGCGACATGCAGCTGGTCCAGTTGATGGAACAGCTGGATTTTGATGAAGCCTGGATCGGCGAACACCACTCCGCCGGGTTCGAGGCGATTGCCTCCCCCGAGGTGTTCATTGCCGCAGTGGCCGAACGGACCAAACGTATCCGCCTTGGCACCGGGGTTAGTTCCCTCAGCTATCACCACCCGCTCATTCTGGCGGACCGCATGGTCCAGCTCGACCACCAGACGCGCGGACGGATCATGTTCGGGGCCGGGCCGGGGCAATTGCCGTCCGATGCGGTGATGATGGGGATCGATCCGCGCAAGCAGCGCGATATGATGAGCGCATCGCTCGAATGCATTGTCGATCTTCTGGATGGCAAAGTGGTGACGCGCGATGAAGGCTGGTTCCAGCTGAAGGACGCACGCCTGCAGAACCTGCCCTATCAGCGCGGCGGGATGGAAGTGGCGGTGGCCTGCGCAATCACCCCCAGCGGACCTGTGACCGCAGGGCGCCTCGGGGCCGCGATGCTGTCGGTGGCGGCATCGAGCGGGGAAGGCTTTGCCACACTGCCCGATCACTGGCGGATCTGCGAAGAGGTCGCGCGCGAAAACGGGCGGCAGGTTCACCGCGACACATGGCGTATCGTGGCGCCGATCCACATCGCCGAAACGCGCGAGCAGGCCTTTGCCGAGGTTTCGCAAGGGATTATTCCCAATGTGCTCGACTATATGCGCAGGATGGGCGCGCAGCTTCCGTGTTTCGAAGGGATCGAAACGGGCGAGGATGCGACCCGGTCGTGGTGCGAAAACGCCTGGATGACCTTCGGCACGCTGACTTGTGGCACACCGGATGATGTCGCGGACCGGATCGAGGAAATGCTCGATCAGTCGGGCGGCTTCGGCACGTTCCTGCTGCTGGCACACAATGCCGCCAGTTGGGAAGCGACGCAGAAGAGCTACGAACTGTTTTCGCGCTACGTCATGCCGCGCTTCCAGAACCGCGATCGCCGCAGCCAGTCCCTGCAATGGATCGCCGACAATCGCGGCCAACTGTTCGGTTCCGTCATGCAGGCAACGCAGCAGGCCATCGATAAACACAAAGAACGAATGGCATAA
- a CDS encoding TonB-dependent receptor: MKNILTVLLCATAISSPAFAQSEKNDTPSPEASNSGLSEIVVTAQRRDERSQDVPIAITAISPEGLRERSVTDLQGLQSQVPSLVIQPNGQSSRDVMSPSIRGQGASFQGAPGVVVYMNEVPLPAAFTLSSQGGPGNFVDLQSVQVLSGAQGTLFGRNTTGGAILLTAAKPTERLEGYLSGAFGNYNMTEFEGVLNVPLTDTLRVRLVGAARDRDGFTKDVQWNKDRDNQHWRMGRIGIQFDPTTSISNYTMAYYGYSKTHGTGIVPITFNYNRLYGFTAAGYGNFCGTQAAPDPNCTDLRKQISDQEERGIRKVAHGLDDFAKVETWGVSNSTDIAVSDNLKIRNIISYASLKSFYASDQDGAIANINNTGVTTLSRLSPKDYYKLFTEELQIQGDLLDGKLTFTAGGFYSKQKPGGKMEDYFSTVCGRPGEAGALACAGFRETATTNESKALFAQASLDFGALSPALDRLRLTLGYRYTWDKIDGRTTSYSPAIYSGVGADNVRCLFDGVAVPRSNADNLVGASVRGCTYEGHLKSKAPNWTIGLDYRPIDNLLLYGKVTRGYKAGGFNAYAVNIEYAQFGPEFVTDWEAGFKSDFKVGGRPVRFNVNGFNLDYSKIQRGMADFSPLTNQSGAATLSTGSARIRGLEIEAMIKPLDILEIGGNYSYTEAKYKSFTYTSATPVFDCNSRNASDSQKTLNPDLSCMKLNNMAPNIFSIYGRLALPVPESAGQVSLFVSYAWTDRRHFAAPAQEKFPGTNITWEPGSEAAPFGLLSASLDWKNALGTDLDVSLFGTNILNKNYVLSNGNVYNAIGSQGTIFGEPRMYGVRLRYQFGS; encoded by the coding sequence TTGAAAAATATTCTTACGGTTTTGTTATGCGCAACAGCCATTTCATCACCGGCATTCGCCCAATCGGAGAAGAATGATACACCTTCTCCCGAGGCATCGAACAGCGGCCTGTCCGAAATCGTCGTAACCGCACAACGGCGAGATGAGCGTTCGCAAGACGTGCCTATCGCTATCACTGCGATCTCCCCCGAAGGGTTGCGTGAACGGAGCGTAACGGATTTGCAAGGGCTCCAGAGTCAGGTGCCCTCACTGGTGATTCAGCCCAATGGCCAATCCTCGCGTGACGTGATGTCACCCTCTATTCGTGGACAAGGCGCCTCCTTCCAGGGCGCGCCCGGCGTGGTCGTATACATGAATGAGGTGCCGCTGCCTGCCGCCTTCACGCTTTCGTCACAGGGCGGCCCCGGCAACTTTGTCGATTTGCAGAGCGTTCAGGTGTTATCGGGCGCACAGGGCACGCTGTTCGGCAGAAACACAACTGGTGGTGCTATTCTCCTTACAGCCGCTAAGCCGACCGAGCGCCTCGAAGGCTATCTGTCAGGCGCATTCGGCAACTACAACATGACCGAATTCGAGGGGGTTTTGAATGTTCCCTTGACCGACACCCTCCGGGTGAGGCTAGTCGGCGCCGCGCGTGACCGCGATGGCTTCACCAAGGACGTTCAGTGGAACAAGGACCGCGACAATCAGCACTGGCGCATGGGGCGGATCGGCATTCAGTTTGATCCGACTACCAGTATCAGTAACTACACCATGGCCTATTATGGGTATTCCAAGACCCATGGCACCGGCATTGTCCCGATTACCTTCAACTACAACCGGCTCTATGGCTTTACCGCTGCCGGTTATGGCAACTTCTGCGGCACGCAAGCTGCACCCGATCCGAACTGTACTGATCTCCGCAAGCAGATATCCGATCAGGAAGAACGCGGCATCCGTAAGGTTGCGCATGGTCTCGATGACTTTGCAAAGGTCGAAACCTGGGGCGTCAGTAACAGCACGGATATCGCAGTTTCCGATAATCTGAAGATTCGAAACATCATAAGCTATGCATCTTTGAAATCATTTTACGCATCAGATCAGGATGGTGCGATCGCGAATATTAACAATACCGGCGTCACAACATTAAGCCGCCTTTCCCCCAAGGATTATTATAAACTTTTTACAGAAGAACTGCAGATTCAGGGCGATCTTCTGGATGGCAAACTCACCTTCACGGCTGGCGGTTTCTATTCGAAGCAAAAGCCGGGCGGGAAGATGGAAGATTACTTCTCAACCGTATGCGGACGGCCTGGCGAAGCGGGAGCCTTGGCCTGTGCGGGCTTCCGCGAAACGGCAACAACCAACGAATCCAAAGCCCTTTTCGCGCAGGCTTCTCTCGATTTTGGGGCGCTTAGCCCTGCGCTTGATCGCCTGCGGCTGACACTGGGCTATCGCTACACATGGGACAAGATCGACGGACGAACCACGAGCTATTCGCCGGCGATATATTCCGGTGTTGGCGCTGACAACGTACGCTGTCTGTTCGACGGCGTTGCTGTCCCCAGATCCAATGCGGACAATCTGGTGGGCGCATCCGTCAGGGGTTGCACGTACGAAGGACACCTCAAGAGCAAGGCACCGAACTGGACCATTGGCCTTGATTACCGTCCGATCGACAATCTGCTGCTTTATGGCAAGGTAACCCGCGGCTACAAGGCAGGTGGCTTTAATGCCTATGCGGTGAACATAGAGTATGCGCAATTTGGCCCCGAATTCGTTACCGACTGGGAAGCGGGTTTCAAATCCGACTTCAAGGTCGGCGGTCGGCCAGTTCGCTTCAACGTGAATGGCTTTAATCTGGATTACAGCAAGATCCAGCGTGGTATGGCAGACTTTAGCCCTCTCACCAATCAGAGTGGCGCCGCCACCCTGAGCACGGGATCAGCGCGCATCCGTGGTCTTGAAATTGAAGCGATGATCAAGCCTCTCGATATCCTCGAGATTGGCGGAAATTACAGCTATACAGAGGCGAAGTACAAGTCCTTCACTTACACCTCGGCGACCCCTGTATTCGATTGCAACTCACGTAATGCCTCGGATTCCCAGAAGACATTGAATCCCGACCTGAGTTGCATGAAGTTGAATAACATGGCCCCCAATATCTTCTCGATATACGGCCGACTGGCACTCCCTGTTCCGGAAAGTGCAGGCCAGGTCAGTCTGTTTGTCAGCTATGCGTGGACTGATAGACGCCATTTTGCTGCGCCGGCTCAAGAGAAGTTCCCCGGAACCAATATCACTTGGGAACCCGGTAGCGAGGCAGCACCGTTTGGCCTTCTCTCTGCATCATTGGATTGGAAGAATGCTCTCGGGACTGATCTCGACGTAAGCTTGTTTGGAACAAACATTCTCAACAAAAATTATGTCCTTTCCAACGGCAATGTTTACAATGCCATAGGAAGCCAAGGAACGATTTTCGGTGAGCCTCGCATGTATGGGGTTCGTCTGAGATATCAATTCGGCAGTTAA